The Streptomyces nigra genome includes the window GGATCGACCTGCGGGTCCGGGAGGGCGAGGTCACCGTCGTCCTCGGCCCGTCCGGCTCCGGCAAGTCGACGCTGCTACGCACCATCAACCACCTGGAGAAGGTCGACCGGGGCTGGATCAGCGTCGACGGCGAACTCGTCGGCTACCGCCGCGTCGGCGACAAGCTGCACGAACTGAAGGAGAAGGACGTCCTGCGGCAGCGCACCCGCATCGGGTTCGTCTTCCAGAACTTCAACCTCTTCCCGCATCTCACCGTCCTGGACAACCTCGTCGAGGCCCCCGTCTCCGCGCGGCGCGTGCCACGTGGCACGGCGGTGGAGACGGCCCGCCGGCTCCTGGACCGGGTCGGCCTCGCCGACAAGGCCGACGCCTACCCCCGGCAGCTCTCCGGCGGGCAGCAGCAGCGCGTGGCCATCGCCCGCGCGCTCGCCCTCGAACCTAAGGTGCTGCTCTTCGACGAGCCGACGTCCGCGCTCGACCCGGAACTCGTCGGCGAGGTCCTTGACGTCATCAAGGACCTCGCCGGCACGGGCACCACGATGGTCGTCGTCACCCACGAGATCGGCTTCGCCCGCGAGGTCGCCGACACCGTGGTCTTCATGGACGACGGACTCGTCGTGGAACAGGGGCCTCCGGCGGCCGTCCTCGACGCGCCCCGGCAGGAACGCACCCGCGCCTTCCTGTCCAAGGTCCTCTGACCCCTCCGTCCCCGCCCCTTCGAGGAGGACCCGCCATGACTCCGCCCGGCACCACCCCCGCCGCCCGCCCCGACGAGACCGCCTACGACCGCCGCCGGCTGCGCCAGTGGCTGGCCGGAGACGCCAGAGCCGACGGCGTCAGCCGGCGCCGTATGCTCACCCTGCTCGCCGCCACCGCCGCCGCGACCACGCTGCCCGCGCCCCGCACCGCCCACGCCGCCGCGGGCCCGATCGTCAAGCCGCTGCCGCCCGAGTGGTTCATCCAGCGCGGCACCAACGCCGAGACCCGCT containing:
- a CDS encoding amino acid ABC transporter ATP-binding protein, coding for MSDVMIDVHNVHKSFGPLEVLRGIDLRVREGEVTVVLGPSGSGKSTLLRTINHLEKVDRGWISVDGELVGYRRVGDKLHELKEKDVLRQRTRIGFVFQNFNLFPHLTVLDNLVEAPVSARRVPRGTAVETARRLLDRVGLADKADAYPRQLSGGQQQRVAIARALALEPKVLLFDEPTSALDPELVGEVLDVIKDLAGTGTTMVVVTHEIGFAREVADTVVFMDDGLVVEQGPPAAVLDAPRQERTRAFLSKVL